A window of the Streptomyces sp. Ag109_O5-10 genome harbors these coding sequences:
- a CDS encoding fumarylacetoacetate hydrolase family protein: MRIARFSIDGNVAFGAVEGDKQDELVLDIIKGIPFADFELSGTKVPLSKVRLLPPVLPNKVVAYGRNYVEHAEELGNEVPEAPFAFFKPSTSVIGPGDDIQYPSFSQDLHHEAELAVVIGRMCREVPRERVADVILGYTCANDVTARDVQKREKQWARAKGFDTSCPLGPWVETDLDLATASDLTIQLTVNGEQRQLGRTSEMIHSIADLIVNITEAMTLLPGDVILTGTPAGVGPLSVGDEVAVTIEGIGTLTNKVVKRD; the protein is encoded by the coding sequence GTGCGCATCGCCAGGTTCTCCATCGACGGGAACGTCGCCTTCGGCGCCGTCGAGGGCGACAAGCAGGACGAACTCGTCCTCGACATCATCAAGGGCATTCCGTTCGCGGACTTCGAGCTCTCCGGTACGAAGGTCCCGCTGAGCAAGGTCCGCCTGCTCCCGCCGGTGCTCCCCAACAAGGTCGTCGCCTACGGGCGCAACTACGTGGAGCACGCGGAGGAGCTGGGCAACGAGGTCCCGGAGGCCCCCTTCGCCTTCTTCAAGCCGTCCACCTCGGTGATCGGCCCCGGCGACGACATCCAGTACCCGTCCTTCTCCCAGGACCTCCACCACGAGGCCGAACTGGCCGTGGTCATCGGCCGCATGTGCCGCGAGGTCCCGCGCGAACGCGTGGCCGACGTGATCCTCGGCTACACCTGCGCCAACGACGTCACCGCCCGCGACGTACAGAAGCGCGAGAAGCAGTGGGCCCGCGCCAAGGGGTTCGACACCTCCTGCCCGCTGGGCCCCTGGGTGGAGACGGACCTGGACCTCGCCACCGCCTCCGACCTGACGATCCAGCTCACGGTCAACGGCGAACAGCGCCAGCTCGGCCGTACGAGCGAGATGATCCACTCCATCGCGGACCTGATCGTCAACATCACCGAGGCCATGACGCTGCTCCCCGGCGACGTCATCCTCACCGGCACCCCGGCAGGGGTCGGCCCCCTCAGCGTCGGCGACGAGGTCGCCGTCACCATCGAAGGCATCGGCACTCTCACCAACAAGGTTGTCAAGCGTGACTAG
- a CDS encoding nitrate- and nitrite sensing domain-containing protein has protein sequence MQGRFKRDGSASAEPEAHGGTDRGSSPQHAQNPAPAGGGGDGGERSGRPAASASSGSSGPQPAAAPTPTIKPAQGPNNPGSRIALRNWRISTRLVSLLALPVVAATTLGAVRINQSLDDIQQLDNMQLLTDMTTQATELATALQTERDKTAGPLAHGGAVSSVAVKGYEDQTDRARENFLNASESIDTASKNGQLQGVRDSLVGLAGQLDNLAKIRKDAYQQRENSTQTVEAYHRLITQLIDLSQDMAQASSNPEMIQRTRALAAFSTAKEYASVQRAVIAAALPANGTSAGDLSENDRLYGESAQESETSELTIFRKIYTGNAADLLSPIDGNNPTIEAADTYAKRALGAQNGLNELSKRSYLDWVDDSSTKIDQMKKIEHTLLEDMEQKARELRASSEQSAIISGALILLVLGVSLVGAFIVARSMIRSLRRLQETATKVAQDRLPELVKQLSESDPQDVDTSVESVGVHSRDEIGQVAAAFDDVHREAVRLAAEQALLRGNVNAMFTNLSRRSQGLIQRQLSLISELESREADPDQLSSLFKLDHLATRMRRNGENLLVLAGEEPGRRWTRPVPLVDVLRAAASEVEQYERIELAAVPTTEVAGRVVNDLVHLLAELLENATSFSSPQTKVKVTGHALPDGRVLIEIHDTGIGLSPEDLAAINERLASPPTVDVSVSRRMGLFVVGRLSQRHGIRIQLRPSDSGGTTALVMLPVDVAQGGKKPAPGKPGVPAQSGGPAAAQAAAGAAAARRGGGQGGGGGSLGAGAPAPALGGGAGTAGGRGGALGAGAPSGGGLLGAGAGPRGQVGAGQGPRAALPGAGPNGGRPGAQGGGRGSQGRSNAGAGAFGNQDAFGNPQDSFGGQDTFGNRAPVPPQRSANSSDQGRQPQLPPRGGPRAELPGANSPAGRPSWSDDNAQPPLSRASLDTPRGHDEQDPAHTAQMPRIDDRQDLGATSQMPAVPQAPSTGEFPRPDFNAPNGSQNTGSFPRPGTTGPQDTGSFPRPNVNGRHDTGSFPSPNVNGQHDTGSFPRPNVNGQQDSGQFVRSDVFGTPAAPQNGSRNPGQFAAPQAYDNGSTGQFATPSYDGSSTGQHSLPGRQNGYPGNGQYGNGQYERPGTDGRGLDYGAPQRPPVRQEPEALPPATGPGDGRTPLYDTLETNWFHGGQQEQQRPQSNGNGSVPPVPPVPSQPPAPAAAAPQRPAQAAWRTSPNDDLVRQAERVRQPAAGGVTTSGLPRRVPRANLVPGTAQQQQHQAGPQVSRSPDDVRGRLTNLRRGIAQGRQAGTGPQTGTFPSPTHQQER, from the coding sequence GTGCAGGGACGTTTCAAGAGGGATGGCAGCGCTTCGGCGGAGCCGGAGGCGCACGGCGGGACCGACCGCGGTTCCTCGCCCCAGCACGCCCAGAACCCGGCCCCGGCCGGCGGCGGTGGTGACGGCGGTGAGCGCTCCGGGCGCCCCGCCGCGTCCGCGTCTTCGGGGTCCTCGGGCCCCCAGCCGGCCGCGGCTCCGACTCCGACGATCAAGCCCGCGCAGGGTCCCAACAACCCGGGCTCGCGCATAGCCCTGCGCAACTGGCGAATCTCCACGCGCCTGGTGTCACTGCTCGCCCTCCCCGTGGTGGCGGCGACGACGCTGGGCGCGGTGCGCATCAACCAGTCGCTCGACGACATCCAGCAGCTCGACAACATGCAGCTGCTGACGGACATGACCACGCAGGCCACCGAGCTGGCGACCGCGCTCCAGACCGAGCGTGACAAGACCGCCGGTCCGCTGGCGCACGGCGGGGCGGTCTCGAGCGTCGCGGTCAAGGGGTACGAGGACCAGACCGACCGCGCCCGCGAGAACTTCCTCAACGCCTCCGAGTCGATCGACACCGCGAGCAAGAACGGTCAGCTGCAGGGCGTCCGCGACAGCCTCGTCGGTCTGGCCGGCCAGCTGGACAACCTGGCGAAGATCCGCAAGGACGCCTATCAGCAGAGGGAGAACTCGACCCAGACGGTCGAGGCCTACCACCGGCTGATCACCCAGCTGATCGACCTCTCCCAGGACATGGCGCAGGCCTCCAGCAACCCGGAGATGATCCAGCGCACCCGCGCCCTGGCGGCGTTCTCCACCGCCAAGGAGTACGCGTCCGTACAGCGCGCCGTCATCGCCGCGGCCCTGCCCGCCAACGGCACCAGCGCCGGCGACCTCTCCGAGAACGACCGCCTGTACGGCGAGTCCGCCCAGGAGAGCGAGACCTCCGAGCTGACGATCTTCCGGAAGATCTACACCGGCAACGCGGCCGACCTGCTCAGCCCGATCGACGGCAACAACCCGACGATCGAGGCCGCCGACACCTACGCCAAGCGCGCGCTCGGCGCCCAGAACGGTCTGAACGAGCTCAGCAAGCGCTCGTACCTCGACTGGGTCGACGACAGCTCGACCAAGATCGACCAGATGAAGAAGATCGAGCACACCCTGCTCGAGGACATGGAGCAGAAGGCGCGCGAGCTGCGAGCCTCCTCCGAGCAGTCGGCGATCATCTCCGGTGCGCTGATCCTGCTCGTCCTCGGTGTGTCGCTGGTCGGCGCCTTCATCGTGGCCCGCTCCATGATCCGCTCGCTGCGCCGCCTCCAGGAGACCGCCACCAAGGTCGCCCAGGACCGCCTGCCCGAGCTGGTCAAGCAGCTCTCCGAGTCCGACCCGCAGGACGTCGACACGTCCGTGGAGTCGGTCGGTGTGCACTCCCGGGACGAGATCGGCCAGGTGGCCGCGGCCTTCGACGACGTGCACCGCGAGGCGGTCCGCCTCGCCGCCGAGCAGGCCCTCCTGCGGGGCAACGTCAACGCGATGTTCACCAACCTCTCGCGCCGCTCCCAGGGCCTCATCCAGCGTCAGCTCTCGCTCATCTCCGAACTGGAGTCCCGCGAGGCCGACCCGGACCAGTTGTCCTCCCTCTTCAAGCTCGACCACCTCGCGACGCGTATGCGCCGTAACGGTGAGAACCTCCTCGTCCTCGCCGGTGAAGAGCCCGGCCGCCGCTGGACCCGCCCGGTCCCGCTGGTGGACGTGCTGCGCGCCGCCGCCTCCGAGGTGGAGCAGTACGAGCGCATCGAACTGGCCGCCGTGCCGACCACCGAAGTGGCCGGCCGCGTGGTCAACGACCTCGTGCACCTGCTCGCCGAGCTGCTCGAGAACGCCACCTCGTTCTCCTCGCCGCAGACCAAGGTCAAGGTCACCGGTCACGCGCTGCCCGACGGGCGGGTGCTGATCGAGATCCACGACACCGGTATCGGCCTCTCCCCCGAGGACCTCGCGGCGATCAACGAGCGGCTCGCCTCGCCGCCCACCGTGGACGTCTCGGTCTCCCGCCGCATGGGCCTCTTCGTGGTCGGTCGTCTGTCGCAGCGGCACGGCATCCGCATCCAGCTGCGCCCGTCCGACTCCGGTGGCACGACCGCGCTGGTCATGCTCCCGGTCGACGTCGCCCAGGGCGGCAAGAAGCCCGCTCCCGGCAAGCCCGGTGTCCCCGCTCAGTCCGGCGGTCCGGCCGCCGCGCAGGCCGCGGCCGGTGCGGCCGCCGCCCGCCGCGGAGGCGGCCAGGGCGGCGGCGGTGGTTCGCTCGGCGCGGGTGCTCCGGCCCCGGCGCTCGGCGGCGGTGCCGGTACGGCCGGCGGACGCGGCGGTGCCCTCGGCGCCGGCGCTCCCTCCGGCGGCGGGCTGCTCGGCGCCGGTGCGGGTCCGCGCGGTCAGGTCGGCGCCGGCCAGGGCCCCCGGGCCGCGCTGCCCGGCGCGGGCCCGAACGGCGGCCGTCCCGGTGCGCAGGGCGGCGGACGCGGCTCGCAGGGCCGGTCGAACGCGGGTGCCGGTGCCTTCGGCAACCAGGACGCGTTCGGCAACCCGCAGGACTCCTTCGGCGGCCAGGACACCTTCGGCAACCGCGCCCCGGTCCCGCCGCAGCGCTCCGCGAACTCCTCCGACCAGGGCCGTCAGCCCCAGCTGCCGCCGCGCGGTGGCCCGCGGGCCGAACTGCCCGGCGCCAACTCGCCGGCGGGCCGGCCCAGCTGGAGCGACGACAACGCCCAGCCGCCGCTGTCCCGTGCCTCGTTGGACACCCCGCGCGGCCACGACGAGCAGGACCCGGCCCACACCGCGCAGATGCCCCGCATCGACGACCGGCAGGACCTCGGTGCCACCTCGCAGATGCCGGCGGTCCCGCAGGCTCCGTCGACCGGCGAGTTCCCGCGCCCGGACTTCAACGCGCCGAACGGCTCGCAGAACACGGGATCGTTCCCGCGGCCGGGCACGACCGGCCCGCAGGACACCGGCTCGTTCCCGCGCCCGAACGTGAACGGCCGGCACGACACCGGGTCGTTCCCCAGTCCCAACGTCAACGGCCAGCACGACACCGGGTCGTTCCCGCGCCCGAACGTCAACGGCCAGCAGGACTCGGGCCAGTTCGTGCGCTCCGACGTCTTCGGCACGCCGGCCGCGCCGCAGAACGGCTCCCGGAACCCGGGGCAGTTCGCCGCTCCGCAGGCCTACGACAACGGCTCCACCGGCCAGTTCGCCACGCCGTCCTACGACGGCAGCTCCACCGGTCAGCACTCCCTGCCCGGCCGGCAGAACGGCTACCCGGGCAACGGCCAGTACGGCAACGGCCAGTACGAGCGTCCGGGGACCGACGGCCGAGGCCTCGACTACGGTGCGCCGCAGCGCCCGCCGGTCCGCCAGGAGCCGGAGGCGCTGCCGCCGGCCACCGGTCCGGGTGACGGTCGTACCCCGCTGTACGACACGCTGGAGACCAACTGGTTCCACGGCGGCCAGCAGGAGCAGCAGCGCCCCCAGAGCAACGGCAACGGCTCGGTTCCGCCGGTCCCGCCGGTGCCCTCCCAGCCGCCGGCCCCCGCGGCCGCGGCCCCCCAGCGTCCCGCCCAGGCAGCCTGGCGCACCTCCCCGAACGACGACCTCGTCCGGCAGGCGGAGCGTGTACGGCAGCCGGCGGCGGGCGGTGTCACCACCTCCGGTCTGCCGCGCCGGGTCCCCCGGGCGAACCTCGTCCCGGGCACGGCGCAGCAGCAACAGCACCAAGCGGGTCCGCAGGTCTCGCGTTCGCCTGACGACGTTCGCGGCCGGCTGACCAATCTCCGTCGGGGTATCGCACAGGGTCGGCAGGCCGGCACCGGCCCGCAGACCGGCACCTTCCCGAGCCCCACTCACCAGCAGGAGCGTTAG